The Candidatus Hydrogenedentota bacterium region CGACAAAACTGTTCGTGAGCATTACGCTCTCGGTGGAGAGGCGATCGAGGTTTGGAGTATGCGCGTACGTATTGCCGTAACACCCGAGCGACCACGGCGCCTGATCGTCTGTGTACACGAAGAGGATATTGGGACGAGCGTGGCGCGCGCGGCCATGGGCGCACGCCACGCTCGAAGTTCCCGCCAACGTGGATACGGCCAACGAA contains the following coding sequences:
- a CDS encoding sulfatase-like hydrolase/transferase codes for the protein MSRRIQSRREFIRNSLAVSTLAGTSSVACAHGRARHARPNILFVYTDDQAPWSLGCYGNTYAHTPNLDRLSTESVMLTNSFV